Proteins encoded within one genomic window of Diceros bicornis minor isolate mBicDic1 chromosome X, mDicBic1.mat.cur, whole genome shotgun sequence:
- the NHS gene encoding actin remodeling regulator NHS isoform X2, which translates to MPLACCMPKNAAVSNLDIESKLSVYYRAPWHQQRNIFLPATRPPCVEELHRHARQSLQALRREHRSRSDRREQRAAVPLSVAVPPLPAYPPAHSQRRREVKDRHFLTFNSTRSPSPTECCHMTPWSRKSHPPEDEDTDVMLGQRPKNPVHNIPSTLDKQTNWSKALPLPTPEEKMKQDAQVISSCIIPINVTGVGFDREASIRCSLVHSQSVLQRRRKLRRRKTISGIPRRVQQEIDSDESPVARERNVIVHTNPDPSNTVNRRSGTRDSECQTEDILIAAPSRRRIRAQRGQSIAASLSHSAGNISALADKGDTMFTTAVSSRTRSRSLPREGNRSGDAEPKVGAKPSAYEEGEPFVGDQERTSNDCSEPPSSPSAQEHQPALGLSCSQHLHSPQHKLSERGRSRLSRMAADSGSCDISSNSDTFGSPIHCISTAGVLLSSHMDQKDDHQSSSGNWSGSSSTCPSQTSETIPPAASPPLTGSSHCDSELSLNTAPHANEDTSVFVTEQYNDHLDKVRGHRANSFTSTVADLLDDPNNSNTSDSEWNYLHHHHDASCRQDFSPERPKADSLGCPSFTSMATYDSFLEKSPSDKADTSSHFSVDTEGYYTSMHFDCGLKGSKSYVCHYAALGPENGQGVGVPPTLPDCAWQDYLDHRKQGRPSISFRKPKAKPTPPKRSSSLRKSDGNADISEKKEPKIGSGQLFPHSSREMKLPLDFSNTPSRMENANLPTKQEPSWMNQSEHGIKEPQLDTSDIPPFKDEGAESTHYADLWLLNDLKTNDPYRSLSNSSTATGTTVIECIKSPESSESQTSQSESRATTPSLPSVDNEFKLASPEKLAGLASPSSGYSSQSETPTSSFPTAFFSGPLSPGGSKRKPKVPERKSSLQQPSLKDGALSLSKDLELPIIPPTHLDLSALHNVLNKPFHHRHPLHVFSHNKQNTVGDTLKPNAPPSLAITPTVLKSVNLRSISKSEELKQKEGNNTDLPYLEESTLTMAALSPGKIRPHMAKKSISRQYSTEDTILSFLDSSAVEMGPDKLQLEKKRTFDVKNHCDSETITSAGSNLLDSSVTKDQIHMESEPIPENTPSKNGDFPTEGFQRVSAAHTNDLDGKILQYGASPDEALAQVQKASSVDREEVAHPESVDVLTSQSNSPTRATDISNQPKHQLWMSRHHDKVPGNISYEAETSTVNSCSEKCSEQENSASGISAKSASDNSGAEEPQGGVDEASLKESSPSDDSMISPLSEDSQAEAEGVFVSPNKPRTTEDLFAVIHRSKRKVLGRKDSGDMSVRSKSRASLGSSSSSCIGSVTSPNSNVTTPNSQRSPGLIYRNAKKSNTSNEEFKLLLLKKGSRSDSSYRMSATEILKSPILPKPPGEFPAESPQSTHEAHQGAPGAEALSPLSPCSPRVNAEGFSSKSFATSASARVGRSRAPPAASSSRYSVRCRLYNAPMQAISEGETENSDGSPHDDRSSQSST; encoded by the exons AACACCGGAGCCGGAGTGATCGCAGGGAGCAGAGAGCCGCTGTCCCCCTTTCCGTAGCAGTTCCTCCACTGCCGGCCTACCCGCCAGCTCACAGCCAGAGGAGGCGCGAAGTTAAGGACCGGCACTTCTTAACG TTTAACAGCACCCGTTCGCCCTCCCCCACTGAGTGTTGCCACATGACCCCATGGAGTAGAAAG TCCCATCCCCCAGAGGACGAAGATACAGATGTCATGTTAGGGCAGAGGCCAAAAAACCCAGTACACAATATCCCCTCAACACTGGACAAGCAGACCAACTGGAGCAAAGCACTACCTCTCCCGACGCCGGAGGAGAAGATGAAACAAGATGCCCAAGTGATTTCTTCTTGCATTATTCCCATCAATGTCACTG GAGTTGGTTTTGACAGAGAGGCTAGTATACGCTGCTCTCTTGTTCATTCACAATCAGTACTACAGCGGAGACGAaaactgaggaggaggaagaccatCTCGGGTATCCCCAGAAGAGTCCAACAAGAAATAG ATTCTGATGAATCGCCTGTGGCCAGGGAAAGGAATGTGATTGTGCACACAAATCCAGACCCTTCCAACACTGTCAATAGGAGGTCTGGAACCAGGGACTCCGAGTGCCAAACTGAGGATATTCTGATTGCTGCTCCATCCAGAAGGAGAATCAGAGCTCAGAGGGGTCAAAGCATTGCAGCTTCCCTTTCTCATTCCGCTGGCAACATTTCTGCGTTGGCAGACAAAGGCGACACCATGTTCACTACTGCAGTGAGTAGCCGCACACGATCTCGGAGCCTTCCCCGGGAGGGCAACAGAAGTGGGGATGCTGAGCCCAAAGTTGGTGCTAAACCCTCAGCATATGAAGAGGGGGAGCCTTTTGTGGGCGACCAAGAAAGAACCTCTAATGATTGCAGTGAGCCTCCCAGCAGCCCAAGTGCACAGGAACACCAGCCTGCTTTGGGCCTGTCCTGTTCTCAACATCTTCACAGCCCCCAGCATAAGTTAAGTGAGAGAGGGAGGTCACGTCTGTCCCGAATGGCTGCCGACTCTGGCAGCTGTGACATCTCTTCCAACTCAGACACCTTTGGGAGCCCCATCCACTGCATCTCCACAGCTGGCGTCCTCCTCAGCAGCCACATGGACCAGAAAGACGACCACCAGTCATCCAGTGGCAATTGGAGTGGGAGCAGCTCCACATGCCCCTCACAGACCTCAGAGACAATCCCTCCTGCAGCTTCTCCTCCCCTCACTGGCTCTTCACACTGTGACTCAGAGTTGTCACTAAACACAGCCCCTCATGCTAATGAGGACACAAGTGTCTTTGTGACAGAGCAGTACAATGACCACCTGGATAAAGTGAGAGGCCACCGGGCAAACTCCTTTACCTCCACTGTGGCAGATCTCCTGGATGACCCCAACAATAGCAACACAAGTGACAGTGAGTGGAATTACCTACACCACCATCATGATGCCTCCTGCCGCCAGGATTTTAGTCCTGAGCGTCCCAAGGCAGACAGCCTGGGCTGCCCGAGCTTCACAAGCATGGCCACTTACGACAGCTTTCTGGAAAAGTCtccatcagacaaagcagacactAGCTCGCACTTTTCAGTGGACACAGAAGGATACTACACCTCGATGCACTTTGACTGTGGTCTCAAAGGTAGTAAGAGCTATGTCTGTCACTATGCAGCCCTGGGCCCAGAGAATGGCCAGGGCGTTGGGGTTCCTCCTACTCTTCCAGACTGTGCTTGGCAGGACTACTTAGACCACAGGAAGCAGGGGAGACCAAGCATCTCTTTTAGGAAACCAAAGGCAAAGCCGACCCCACCGAAACGTAGCTCATCATTGAGGAAGTCCGATGGAAATGCAGACATTTCTGAGAAGAAAGAACCAAAGATAGGCAGTGGCCAGCTCTTTCCTCATAGTTCCAGGGAAATGAAGCTGCCTCTTGATTTCTCTAACACGCCTTCTCGAATGGAAAATGCCAATCTTCCCACCAAGCAGGAACCTTCTTGGATGAACCAGAGTGAACATGGCATTAAGGAACCTCAGTTAGACACTTCAGATATTCCACCATTCAAAGACGAAGGTGCTGAATCAACTCACTATGCAGACCTCTGGCTTCTAAATGACTTGAAAACAAATGATCCTTACAGATCTTTATCTAATTCAAGCACTGCTACGGGTACCACAGTTATTGAATGCATCAAATCTCCAGAGAGCTCTGAATCCCAAACATCCCAATCAGAATCAAGAGCCACCACCCCATCCCTTCCTTCTGTTGACAATGAGTTTAAACTGGCTTCACCAGAAAAGCTGGCTGGCTTGGCATCTCCATCAAGTGGCTACTCAAGCCAGTCTGAAACGCCAACATCCTCGTTCCCCACAGCTTTCTTTTCTGGTCCATTGTCTCCTGGAGGTAGCAAAAGAAAACCGAAAGTACCAGAAAGGAAATCCTCACTACAGCAACCCTCTTTAAAAGATGGAGCTCTATCACTAAGTAAAGATCTTGAACTTCCAATTATACCTCCTACCCATCTTGACCTAAGTGCTCTTCATAATGTCTTGAATAAACCATTCCACCACCGTCACCCATTGCATGTTTTTAGTCATAATAAGCAGAACACAGTAGGAGACACACTGAAGCCGAATGCTCCACCATCCCTTGCAATTACACCAACAGTCCTGAAATCTGTTAACCTTAGGTCCATCAGTAAGTCTGAAGAACTTAAGCAAAAAGAAGGCAACAATACGGATCTCCCCTACTTAGAGGAAAGCACTCTCACTATGGCTGCTCTGTCTCCAGGTAAGATTAGGCCACATATGGCTAAGAAATCAATATCACGTCAGTACTCCACTGAAGACACCATACTGTCCTTTTTAGACTCCTCTGCAGTTGAAATGGGACCAGATAAACTACAGTTAGAAAAAAAACGTACTTTTGATGTGAAGAATCATTGTGATTCAGAAACAATAACCTCAGCTGGCAGCAACCTTCTAGATTCAAGTGTCAcaaaagaccaaatacatatGGAGAGTGAGCCTATCCCAGAAAACACACCAAGTAAAAATGGTGACTTTCCCACAGAAGGATTTCAGAGGGTCTCTGCTGCCCACACAAATGATTTGGATGGCAAAATACTACAATATGGAGCTTCTCCAGATGAAGCCTTAGCACAGGTCCAGAAGGCATCCTCTGTAGATCGGGAGGAAGTTGCACACCCTGAGTCTGTGGATGTGCTCACATCTCAGTCAAACTCACCAACTAGAGCCACAGACATAAGCAATCAACCTAAGCATCAACTGTGGATGAGCCGCCACCATGACAAAGTGCCTGGGAATATCAGCTATGAAGCAGAGACATCAACTGTAAATTCATGCTCTGAAAAATGTTCTGAGCAAGAAAATAGTGCTTCAGGTATTTCAGCCAAAAGTGCCTCTGATAACAGCGGAGCAGAGGAGCCCCAAGGAGGTGTGGATGAGGCTTCACTGAAAG AATCGTCACCGAGCGATGACTCTATGATTTCACCACTTAGTGAAGACTCTCAGGCTGAAGCAGAAGGTGTGTTTGTGTCTCCAAACAAACCTCGAACAACTGAGGATTTATTTGCAGTTATTCACAG gtCTAAGAGGAAAGTACTTGGAAGAAAAGATTCTGGGGACATGTCTGTTCGAAGCAAATCGAGAGCTTCCCTtggcagcagtagcagcagctgCATTGGTTCTGTCACTTCACCCAACAGCAATGTGACCACCCCAAACAGCCAGAGGTCTCCTGGCCTCATCTACCGAAATGCCAAAAAGTCCAACACATCAAACGAAGAGTTTAAGCTGTTACTCCTCAAGAAAGGCAGTCGCTCTGATTCCAGTTACCGCATGTCTGCTACTGAGATCCTGAAGAGTCCCATTCTGCCCAAACCTCCCGGGGAGTTCCCAGCCGAGTCCCCCCAAAGCACCCATGAGGCCCATCAGGGGGCACCTGGGGCCGAGGCATTGTCCCCACTCTCTCCATGCTCCCCACGAGTTAATGCAGAAGGGTTTTCCTCAAAGAGCTTTGCCACCTCAGCATCGGCAAGGGTTGGACGTTCCCGGGCCCCCCCTGCGGCCAGCAGCAGCCGCTACAGTGTCCGCTGCAGGCTGTACAATGCACCCATGCAGGCCATCTCCGAGGGCGAGACGGAAAATTCCGATGGGAGCCCACACGACGACCGATCCTCCCAGAGCTCAACATAG